The following proteins are encoded in a genomic region of Methylobacterium tardum:
- a CDS encoding ABC-F family ATP-binding cassette domain-containing protein, translating to MLRVNDLSYRIGDRLILDAATFTIPEGARVGLVGRNGAGKTTLFKAILGDLPVDAKSISLPKGMRIGAVAQEAPAGPETLHTVVLAADTERARLMAEAEHADGLRRAEIETRLVDIGAHSAPARAAAILHGLGFDAAAQARPCSDFSGGWRMRVALAAVLFSEPDLLLLDEPTNYLDIEGTLWLYDYLERYPRTAIIISHDRDLLDTSVDHILHLDRGKLAIYRGGYTSFAKQLSEKRVLQAKAKAKQDAERAHLQSFIDRFKAKATKARQAQSRVKRLAKMEPIAALLEDDVPVIHLPSPEKPLSPPIVAMERVKAGYGDRIVLTGLDLSLAPDDRVALLGANGNGKSTFCKLIGGRLGPLVGEVKRSSKMEVAYFAQHQLGELRPAESAYAHVRTLMPDVPEAKVRAATARLGFGANKSDTPVEKLSGGEKARLLMGLAAFHGPHLLILGEPTNHLDIESRQALAEAINDYEGAVILVSHDRFLVEACADRLWLVADGTVKTFDGDMDDYRRFVLSGPEREAERDPEPAGGQKAEARRAGVERRAALAPLRKRLEAIEARMAKLTAAIQKIDAALEDGSAFRENATKAGEIAKMRSDAAGALAAAEEEWLTVSAEIEAA from the coding sequence ATGCTGCGCGTCAATGACCTCTCCTATCGCATCGGCGACCGCCTGATTCTCGACGCCGCGACCTTCACGATCCCGGAGGGCGCCCGAGTCGGCCTCGTGGGGCGCAACGGCGCCGGCAAGACGACGCTGTTCAAGGCCATCCTGGGCGATCTGCCGGTGGACGCGAAATCCATCTCGCTGCCCAAAGGCATGCGGATCGGCGCCGTCGCACAGGAGGCGCCCGCCGGCCCGGAGACCCTGCACACCGTCGTGCTCGCCGCCGACACGGAGCGCGCCCGGCTCATGGCCGAGGCCGAGCACGCCGACGGGTTGCGGCGGGCCGAGATCGAAACCCGCTTGGTGGATATCGGCGCGCATTCGGCGCCGGCGCGCGCCGCCGCGATCCTGCACGGGCTGGGGTTCGACGCGGCCGCCCAGGCGCGGCCCTGCTCGGACTTCTCCGGCGGCTGGCGCATGCGGGTGGCCCTGGCCGCGGTCCTGTTCTCGGAGCCGGACCTGCTGCTGCTCGATGAGCCGACCAACTACCTCGACATCGAGGGCACCCTCTGGCTGTACGATTACCTGGAGCGCTATCCGCGCACCGCGATCATCATCAGCCACGACCGCGACCTGCTCGACACCAGCGTCGATCACATCCTGCATCTCGACCGGGGAAAGCTGGCGATCTACCGCGGCGGCTACACGAGCTTTGCCAAACAGCTGTCCGAGAAGCGGGTCCTCCAGGCCAAGGCCAAGGCCAAGCAGGATGCCGAGCGGGCGCATCTCCAGAGCTTCATCGACCGGTTCAAGGCAAAGGCCACCAAGGCCCGGCAGGCCCAGTCGCGCGTGAAGCGCCTCGCCAAGATGGAGCCGATCGCGGCCCTGCTCGAGGACGACGTGCCGGTGATCCACCTGCCGAGTCCCGAGAAGCCGCTCTCGCCGCCGATCGTAGCCATGGAGCGCGTCAAGGCCGGCTACGGCGACCGCATCGTGCTCACGGGCCTCGATCTCAGCCTCGCCCCGGACGACCGGGTGGCGCTGCTCGGTGCCAACGGCAACGGCAAGTCGACCTTCTGCAAGCTGATCGGCGGCCGGCTCGGGCCGCTTGTCGGCGAGGTGAAGCGCTCGTCCAAGATGGAGGTCGCCTACTTCGCCCAGCACCAGCTCGGCGAGCTGCGACCGGCCGAGAGTGCCTACGCGCATGTCCGGACGCTCATGCCGGACGTGCCGGAAGCCAAGGTCCGCGCCGCGACGGCGCGCCTCGGCTTCGGCGCCAACAAATCCGATACGCCGGTGGAGAAGCTCTCGGGCGGCGAGAAGGCGCGCCTGCTCATGGGGCTCGCGGCGTTCCACGGACCCCATCTGCTCATCCTCGGCGAGCCGACCAACCACCTCGACATCGAGAGCCGTCAGGCCCTCGCCGAGGCGATCAACGACTACGAGGGCGCTGTCATTCTCGTCTCCCACGACCGCTTCCTGGTCGAGGCCTGCGCCGACCGGCTGTGGCTGGTCGCGGATGGCACGGTGAAGACCTTCGACGGCGACATGGACGATTACCGTCGGTTCGTCCTGTCGGGGCCGGAGCGGGAGGCGGAGCGCGATCCCGAACCGGCCGGCGGCCAGAAGGCCGAGGCGCGCCGCGCCGGTGTCGAGCGCCGCGCCGCCCTGGCGCCCCTGCGCAAGCGCCTGGAGGCGATCGAGGCGCGCATGGCCAAGCTCACCGCCGCGATCCAGAAGATCGACGCCGCGCTGGAGGATGGCTCCGCCTTCCGGGAGAACGCCACCAAGGCCGGTGAAATCGCCAAGATGCGGTCGGACGCCGCGGGCGCGCTGGCCGCCGCCGAGGAGGAATGGCTGACGGTCAGCGCCGAGATCGAGGCGGCCTGA
- a CDS encoding LysR family transcriptional regulator, whose protein sequence is MSPILDIDLLRSFAVVAETGALSRAAERVGRSQAALSMQMKRLESLIDQPLLTRTGRGVLLTVQGERLLVHARRILVSHDDALAELSGRSLTGSLRFGCPDDYAQAFLPALLRGFAQHHPAAAIEVVCAATPRLVERHDRGGLDLALISMPLAAEREILRREDLVWVVARDGPSHWPDPLPLALGDPDTLDHQAALAALDRAHQAYRLAYASGSLSGLLAVVRSGQAVAVLTRSAVPSDLRIQSRTSGLPSLPQIGLTIRLDAQRASPLTRAFAAHLRAVLPVL, encoded by the coding sequence ATGTCGCCTATCCTGGATATCGATCTGCTGCGCAGCTTTGCGGTCGTGGCGGAAACAGGCGCCCTCAGCCGGGCCGCGGAGCGGGTCGGCCGCAGCCAAGCCGCCCTGAGCATGCAGATGAAGCGCCTTGAGTCTCTGATCGATCAGCCGCTTCTGACACGGACAGGGCGCGGCGTGCTGCTGACCGTGCAGGGCGAGCGCCTCCTGGTCCATGCGCGCCGGATCCTGGTCTCCCACGATGACGCCCTGGCCGAATTGTCGGGCCGGAGCCTCACGGGAAGCCTGCGATTCGGATGCCCGGACGATTACGCGCAGGCCTTTCTGCCGGCGCTCCTGCGTGGCTTCGCGCAACATCACCCCGCTGCGGCGATCGAGGTGGTCTGCGCCGCGACGCCGCGTCTCGTCGAACGTCATGACCGTGGCGGTCTCGACCTGGCGCTGATCTCGATGCCGCTCGCCGCCGAACGGGAGATTCTCAGACGTGAGGACCTTGTCTGGGTCGTCGCGCGGGATGGTCCGTCGCATTGGCCCGACCCGTTGCCGCTCGCGCTCGGCGACCCTGACACGCTCGATCATCAAGCGGCGCTCGCCGCACTCGACCGCGCGCACCAAGCCTACCGGCTCGCCTACGCGAGCGGCAGCCTGTCCGGCCTCCTCGCGGTGGTCCGGTCCGGTCAGGCGGTTGCCGTGCTGACCCGCTCCGCAGTTCCGTCTGACCTGCGGATCCAGTCCCGCACGAGCGGGTTGCCGAGCCTTCCGCAGATCGGCCTGACAATCCGCCTCGACGCGCAGCGTGCCTCGCCTCTCACGCGAGCCTTCGCCGCGCATCTACGGGCTGTCCTGCCCGTGCTCTGA
- a CDS encoding aspartate aminotransferase family protein, translating to MTRNADADFWDRARRHLVRYGGVFAPLIIERAAGSFVYDAEGRKILDFTSGQMSAILGHGHPEIAAVAAHHVAHLDHLFSGMLSRPVADLASELARLAPGALERSMLLTTGAEANEAALRMAKLATGGWEVVSFAQSWHGMTAGAASATYSAGRKGYGPAPVGSFAIPAPNAYRPTFERDGIPDWQTELDYAFALVDRQSTGNLAAFLAEPILSSGGIIALPPGYLAALKRKCTERGMLLILDEAQTGIGRTGLMFACERDGVVPDILTLSKTLGAGLPLAAVVTTAEIEDLCHERGFLFYTTHVSDPLPAAVGLKVLEIVQRDGLVARAEQAGARLAAGLRALQERFACIGDVRGHGLLQGVEIVADRHTKRSAPELGDAITRRCLDLGLSMNIVQLPGMGGVFRIAPPLTASDAEIDLGVDILRRAIESSV from the coding sequence ATGACGCGGAACGCGGACGCGGATTTCTGGGACCGGGCGCGCCGGCATCTTGTGCGGTACGGCGGCGTCTTCGCCCCGCTCATCATCGAGCGGGCAGCCGGCAGCTTCGTCTACGATGCCGAGGGCCGGAAGATCCTCGACTTCACCTCCGGCCAGATGAGCGCGATCCTGGGCCACGGCCATCCCGAGATCGCCGCCGTCGCGGCGCATCACGTCGCCCATCTCGATCACCTGTTCAGCGGGATGCTGAGCCGGCCGGTCGCCGATCTCGCCTCCGAATTGGCCCGGCTGGCGCCGGGTGCCCTCGAACGGTCGATGCTGCTGACCACGGGCGCGGAGGCGAACGAGGCGGCCCTGCGCATGGCAAAGCTTGCCACCGGCGGCTGGGAGGTGGTGAGCTTCGCCCAGTCCTGGCACGGCATGACGGCGGGAGCGGCTTCAGCCACCTACAGCGCGGGACGGAAGGGTTACGGCCCGGCCCCGGTCGGGTCGTTCGCGATCCCGGCGCCGAACGCGTATCGTCCGACCTTCGAGCGGGACGGCATTCCGGACTGGCAGACGGAGCTGGATTACGCCTTCGCGCTGGTCGACCGGCAGTCGACCGGCAATCTCGCCGCGTTCCTGGCCGAGCCGATCCTCAGTTCCGGGGGGATCATCGCGCTGCCGCCCGGCTACCTCGCCGCGCTGAAGCGCAAATGCACGGAACGGGGGATGCTCCTGATCCTCGACGAGGCGCAGACCGGTATCGGCCGCACCGGCCTGATGTTCGCCTGCGAGCGGGACGGCGTCGTGCCCGACATCCTGACCCTCTCGAAGACGCTCGGCGCCGGTTTGCCGCTGGCGGCGGTCGTGACCACGGCGGAGATCGAGGATCTATGCCACGAACGCGGCTTCCTGTTCTACACGACGCACGTCTCCGACCCGCTCCCGGCGGCGGTCGGCCTCAAGGTGCTGGAGATCGTCCAGCGCGACGGTCTGGTCGCCCGGGCGGAGCAGGCCGGCGCTCGGCTCGCGGCCGGGCTTCGCGCCCTTCAGGAGCGCTTCGCCTGCATCGGCGATGTGCGGGGCCACGGCCTGCTGCAGGGCGTGGAGATCGTCGCCGACCGGCACACGAAGCGGTCGGCCCCGGAATTGGGCGACGCGATTACCCGACGCTGCCTGGACCTCGGCCTCAGCATGAATATCGTGCAGCTGCCCGGCATGGGCGGCGTCTTCCGCATCGCGCCGCCCCTGACGGCCAGCGATGCGGAGATCGACCTCGGTGTCGACATCCTGAGGCGGGCCATCGAGAGCTCGGTCTGA
- a CDS encoding WcbI family polysaccharide biosynthesis putative acetyltransferase: MLTVDSLWRARHRLAQFGKKRTGSPRILVIGVCQAGSIAKAMRYLLPDAQVDFVSAFSAARRFPRLADLMAHADGYDYVFSSIYLPRFKGGGTIDTLRTHPKVRLIPTIVFSAYHPDLVHVGVQDHVTLNGLISGPMGHSHSAVTLFAYLSGFSQAQALRLFAEPVFERLGYYDLWDESVSYLRSLGVQAGYDLDTHLTRWARRGCFMHSINHTKLYVVADLARGLLTKAGVPFEECDLDAFLPDDLGGQGSWPVYPEIAQHYGIPGSALFFKAETRRSGPARTMSRAEFVAASYANYDRRERSLLISQRVQGWRNDPPTVEFMRDAAGRNDASGRASARVPTVNAGSFAGHAS; the protein is encoded by the coding sequence ATGTTGACCGTCGATAGCCTTTGGCGCGCGCGGCACCGGCTCGCGCAGTTCGGGAAGAAGCGGACCGGCTCCCCACGCATCCTCGTGATCGGCGTGTGCCAGGCCGGGTCCATCGCCAAGGCGATGCGCTACCTGCTGCCCGACGCGCAGGTGGATTTCGTCTCGGCGTTCTCGGCCGCCCGCCGCTTCCCGCGCCTCGCTGACCTGATGGCGCATGCCGACGGCTACGACTACGTCTTCTCCAGCATCTACCTGCCCCGCTTCAAGGGGGGCGGCACGATCGACACGCTGCGGACGCATCCGAAGGTACGGCTGATCCCGACCATCGTGTTCAGCGCCTATCACCCGGATCTGGTCCATGTCGGCGTGCAGGATCATGTGACCCTGAACGGCCTGATCTCCGGGCCGATGGGCCACTCGCATTCGGCCGTCACGCTGTTCGCCTACCTGTCCGGCTTCTCGCAGGCCCAGGCGCTCCGGCTCTTCGCCGAGCCGGTCTTCGAGCGCCTCGGCTATTATGACCTCTGGGACGAGTCCGTGTCCTATCTGCGCAGCCTGGGTGTGCAGGCAGGCTACGACCTCGACACGCACCTCACGCGCTGGGCGCGGCGCGGCTGCTTCATGCACTCGATCAACCACACGAAGCTCTACGTCGTCGCTGACCTCGCTCGCGGTCTGCTGACGAAGGCCGGCGTCCCGTTCGAGGAATGCGATCTCGACGCCTTCCTGCCCGACGATCTCGGCGGCCAGGGCAGCTGGCCGGTCTATCCCGAGATCGCGCAGCATTACGGCATTCCCGGCAGCGCCCTGTTCTTCAAGGCGGAGACCCGCCGGTCCGGCCCGGCGCGCACCATGAGCCGGGCCGAGTTCGTGGCGGCCTCGTACGCGAATTACGACCGACGCGAGCGCAGCCTGCTGATCTCTCAGCGGGTCCAGGGCTGGCGCAACGATCCGCCGACGGTCGAATTCATGCGCGACGCCGCGGGCCGCAACGATGCCTCAGGCCGCGCCTCGGCCCGTGTCCCGACTGTGAACGCCGGCAGCTTCGCCGGCCACGCGTCCTAG
- a CDS encoding GlcG/HbpS family heme-binding protein, whose amino-acid sequence MLDLTLEAARTIVDTALREARARNLKPLAVVVYDARGALKAVSVEDGTSLRRAEIASGKANGALALGLGSRAIHARAEAQPYFVAAVTHLAGPAALVPVPGGVLIRSGEGRVLGAIGISGDTSDNDEICAVAGIEAAGLVPETGA is encoded by the coding sequence ATGCTCGACCTGACCCTAGAGGCTGCCCGCACCATCGTGGATACCGCCCTTCGGGAGGCGCGAGCCCGCAACCTGAAGCCCCTGGCCGTCGTCGTCTACGACGCCCGCGGCGCGCTGAAAGCCGTCTCCGTCGAGGACGGAACCTCCCTGCGTCGGGCCGAGATCGCCTCCGGCAAGGCCAATGGCGCGCTGGCGCTGGGCCTCGGCTCGCGCGCGATCCATGCCCGCGCGGAGGCGCAGCCGTATTTCGTGGCGGCCGTGACCCATCTGGCCGGCCCAGCGGCCCTGGTACCGGTTCCAGGCGGCGTCCTGATCCGCTCCGGCGAGGGGCGCGTCCTCGGCGCGATCGGCATTTCCGGCGACACCTCGGACAATGACGAGATCTGCGCGGTGGCGGGGATCGAGGCGGCCGGTCTGGTGCCTGAGACCGGCGCCTGA
- a CDS encoding MFS transporter, protein MTTTEMPAAIPEIERATLRRITWRILPFLMVAYFVAFVDRVNAGFAALQMNHDLGLSAAQFGLGGGLFYVSYVLCEVPSNLAMERFGARIWIARIMITWGLVSAAMAFVVGPYSFYAVRLLLGASEAGFFPGVILYLTYWFPRAYRGRIVAVFMVAIPISSFLGSPISAAILNTDGMLGLRGWQWLFILEAAPAVLLGLLAFLLLPDGPGSARWLTPQQSAWLQERLATERASVVPGEAAPARHLSVWQVMRNRYVLAASLIYAGASGASQCLSLWQPQIIKAFGLTNLQTGLLNSIPFGVASVLMLLWGRSSDRNRERVWHTALPLGLLAVSLAASIATTQLLPTILILCLAVTATYTVKGPFWALSTEWLSAGAAAAGIAQINAIGNIGGFVGTYLLGVIKDATGSYPLGLLPLVVLSGIGCLLVLGLGRGRTPAAQPSRI, encoded by the coding sequence ATGACCACGACGGAGATGCCGGCAGCGATCCCGGAGATCGAACGGGCCACGCTCCGCAGGATCACCTGGCGCATCCTGCCGTTCCTGATGGTCGCCTACTTCGTGGCCTTCGTCGACCGGGTGAATGCCGGGTTCGCGGCGCTGCAGATGAACCACGATCTCGGCCTGTCGGCCGCGCAGTTCGGGCTCGGCGGCGGCCTGTTCTACGTCTCCTACGTCCTGTGCGAGGTCCCAAGCAACCTCGCCATGGAACGCTTCGGCGCCCGGATCTGGATCGCCCGGATCATGATCACCTGGGGGCTGGTCTCCGCCGCGATGGCCTTCGTGGTCGGGCCCTACTCCTTCTACGCCGTGCGGCTGCTCCTGGGGGCGTCCGAGGCCGGGTTCTTTCCCGGCGTGATCCTCTACCTCACCTACTGGTTCCCGCGGGCCTACCGCGGACGGATCGTGGCCGTCTTCATGGTGGCGATCCCGATCTCGAGCTTCCTCGGCTCGCCGATCTCGGCCGCGATTCTCAACACCGACGGGATGCTGGGTCTGCGCGGCTGGCAATGGCTGTTCATCCTGGAGGCCGCGCCCGCGGTGCTGCTCGGCCTCCTGGCCTTCCTCCTGCTTCCGGACGGACCGGGATCGGCCCGGTGGCTCACGCCCCAGCAGAGCGCGTGGCTTCAGGAGCGGCTCGCCACGGAGCGCGCCTCCGTGGTCCCGGGCGAGGCTGCGCCGGCGCGGCATCTGTCCGTCTGGCAGGTGATGCGCAATCGGTACGTGCTCGCCGCCTCGCTGATCTACGCCGGAGCCTCGGGCGCCAGCCAGTGCCTGTCGCTGTGGCAGCCGCAGATCATCAAGGCGTTCGGGCTGACCAACCTGCAGACGGGTCTGCTCAACTCGATCCCGTTCGGGGTCGCCTCCGTCCTGATGCTCCTCTGGGGCCGGTCCTCCGACCGGAATCGCGAGCGGGTCTGGCATACGGCGCTGCCCCTCGGGCTGCTCGCGGTGAGCTTGGCCGCCTCGATCGCGACCACCCAGCTTCTGCCGACGATCCTGATCCTGTGCCTCGCCGTGACCGCCACCTACACGGTCAAGGGCCCGTTCTGGGCGCTCTCCACGGAATGGCTTTCGGCTGGCGCGGCAGCGGCCGGCATCGCGCAGATCAACGCCATCGGCAATATCGGCGGCTTCGTGGGCACCTACCTGCTCGGCGTGATCAAGGACGCGACGGGCAGCTACCCGCTCGGGCTCCTGCCGCTGGTCGTGCTCTCGGGCATCGGCTGCCTGCTTGTCCTCGGTCTCGGGCGGGGACGAACGCCCGCCGCCCAGCCGTCCCGGATATGA
- a CDS encoding alpha/beta fold hydrolase, producing the protein MSLQSRDRNRAGQYAAAAGLTLLGSAAGLVAWSRLLVNRHMPLPPALPGRHERIISRRAGALSLYSAGEADGVPLLLIHSINAAANAYEVRPLYLHYRGRRPVYALDLPGFGFSDRSRRRYTPRLMVEAIHAAVDEIRQRHGGCVIDALALSLSASFLARASLECSDAYRSLALISPTGFDAQLSGEGPPDGHRGRDWLRDALDRPPFGRPLFDALVTRPSMRFFLQKTFGSPDIGEDLLNYDYASAHQPGAEHAPWCFIAGHLFPTDTTRLYEQLRLPVWMVHGVRGDFVDYRLVPRVADRPNWRVETLPTGAFPHFEQPEAVMAGYDAFLAQLGAPSARRPG; encoded by the coding sequence ATGAGCCTGCAGTCCCGGGACCGGAACCGTGCGGGCCAGTATGCGGCCGCAGCGGGCCTGACGCTGCTCGGCTCGGCCGCCGGCCTCGTCGCCTGGAGTCGGCTGCTGGTGAATCGGCACATGCCGCTGCCCCCTGCCCTGCCCGGCCGGCACGAACGGATCATCAGCCGGCGCGCCGGGGCTCTCTCCCTGTACAGCGCCGGGGAGGCCGACGGTGTGCCGCTCCTGCTGATCCACTCGATCAATGCGGCGGCCAACGCCTACGAGGTTCGCCCGCTCTACCTCCACTATCGAGGCCGCCGCCCGGTCTACGCCCTCGACCTGCCGGGTTTCGGCTTCTCCGACCGCTCCCGGCGCCGCTACACGCCGCGCCTGATGGTGGAGGCGATCCACGCGGCGGTGGACGAGATCCGGCAACGCCACGGCGGCTGCGTGATCGACGCCCTGGCCCTGTCGCTGTCCGCCTCCTTCCTGGCACGCGCCAGCCTGGAGTGTTCCGACGCCTACCGCAGCCTCGCCCTGATCAGCCCGACGGGTTTCGATGCGCAGCTCTCCGGCGAGGGTCCGCCGGACGGGCATCGCGGGCGCGACTGGCTGCGCGATGCCCTCGACCGTCCGCCCTTCGGCCGGCCGCTCTTCGATGCCCTGGTCACGCGGCCGAGCATGCGCTTCTTCCTCCAGAAGACCTTCGGCTCGCCCGACATCGGCGAAGATCTGCTCAACTACGATTACGCGTCGGCCCATCAGCCAGGCGCTGAGCACGCGCCCTGGTGCTTCATCGCCGGGCACCTGTTCCCGACCGACACGACCCGCCTCTACGAGCAGCTGCGCCTGCCGGTGTGGATGGTCCACGGGGTGCGCGGCGACTTCGTCGATTACCGGCTGGTACCCCGCGTCGCCGACCGGCCGAATTGGCGCGTCGAGACCCTGCCGACCGGCGCGTTCCCGCATTTCGAGCAACCGGAGGCGGTTATGGCCGGCTATGACGCGTTCCTGGCGCAGCTCGGCGCACCGTCGGCGAGGCGACCGGGCTGA
- a CDS encoding HD-GYP domain-containing protein has translation MGRTLILTDDLARAERLARNLGADGDVALHDLYGRASPPAGAALVISDVSALTSESVRRLREALATVRGPATPFLALVHGNLGRGEIQATALGATRVLPASVAAAMLMNAVATMTGGRIAAPAGTLRAQAGEARDAFALMFRADCAPAPAIVETGAALVNRAVREAKIRDWLRVAESFDDVTHRHCLSVAGLAAAFAGTLGLKDSDSRHLVKGALLHDIGKAKIPLAILNKPAPLTPDERLEMDRHPALGHDMLRGETYDPLILSVVRSHHEFLDGSGYPDGLRGRDIPDLVRLITICDIFAALIEARPYKAPKSVHEAYAILERMGPKLDADLVRAFGPVAVACETPVRATA, from the coding sequence TTGGGACGGACACTGATCCTGACCGACGATCTGGCCCGCGCCGAGCGTCTCGCGCGCAATCTCGGCGCGGATGGAGACGTCGCGCTCCATGATCTGTACGGCAGAGCTTCGCCTCCCGCGGGTGCGGCCCTGGTCATTAGCGACGTGAGCGCGCTGACGTCGGAATCGGTGCGGCGCCTGCGCGAAGCGCTCGCGACCGTGCGCGGTCCGGCGACACCCTTTCTGGCTCTCGTCCACGGCAATCTTGGCCGCGGCGAGATTCAGGCGACCGCCCTCGGCGCGACGCGGGTCCTGCCGGCCTCTGTGGCGGCCGCGATGCTGATGAACGCGGTTGCGACCATGACCGGCGGCCGAATCGCCGCGCCGGCGGGCACGTTGCGAGCGCAGGCCGGCGAAGCCCGGGACGCGTTCGCCCTCATGTTCCGCGCCGATTGCGCGCCGGCGCCCGCCATTGTCGAAACCGGCGCCGCCCTGGTGAATCGGGCGGTCCGCGAGGCGAAGATCCGCGACTGGCTCAGGGTCGCCGAGAGCTTCGACGACGTGACCCATCGGCACTGCCTGAGCGTGGCCGGCCTCGCCGCCGCCTTCGCGGGGACGCTCGGCCTCAAGGACTCGGATTCGCGCCATCTGGTGAAGGGTGCGCTGCTGCACGATATCGGCAAGGCCAAGATTCCGCTGGCGATCCTGAACAAGCCGGCGCCGCTGACGCCTGACGAGCGCCTGGAGATGGACCGCCATCCGGCGCTCGGCCACGACATGCTCCGGGGTGAGACTTACGATCCGCTGATCCTGTCGGTCGTCCGCTCGCACCACGAATTTCTCGACGGCTCGGGCTACCCGGATGGACTCCGCGGTCGGGACATCCCCGATCTGGTGCGGCTGATCACGATCTGCGACATCTTCGCGGCGCTCATCGAGGCGCGCCCCTACAAGGCGCCGAAATCCGTGCACGAGGCTTACGCGATCCTGGAGCGCATGGGCCCGAAACTCGACGCCGACCTCGTGCGCGCCTTCGGCCCTGTTGCTGTCGCCTGCGAAACGCCCGTTCGCGCCACGGCCTGA
- a CDS encoding UDP-3-O-acyl N-acetylglycosamine deacetylase, with protein MHQDVTCEHLDRDPVGTTAPRLQATLAVPFERSGRSLHSGRHATVRVSPAPADHGIVFRRRLKDGRAVDVPAQWHFRESQPLSSAIRRDGVLVRTIEHLMAALSALRIDNVIAEIDADELPIFDGSATPWCEAIRAARRSEQGQPCRVIRVQRAVAVEHGQRRLEIRPGAGLHVTGHIALAHFGSIDWSGAITPDSFEREIAPARSFGRYVRAMAGRAYGYMMQNDFLQGVSPRSAALLVRGRVLGGMRLPGEPVRHRILDLVGDLALAGHPIEGRITALHTGHELNHALVAALMRDTTAWVLA; from the coding sequence ATGCACCAAGACGTCACATGTGAGCACCTGGACCGCGACCCGGTCGGCACGACGGCGCCGCGCCTCCAGGCCACGCTGGCCGTTCCGTTCGAGCGCTCCGGACGCAGCCTGCATTCCGGTCGGCACGCGACCGTGCGCGTCAGCCCGGCGCCGGCCGACCACGGCATCGTGTTCCGTCGCCGCCTGAAGGATGGGCGTGCCGTCGACGTGCCGGCGCAATGGCATTTCCGCGAGTCGCAGCCGCTCTCCTCGGCGATCCGGCGCGACGGCGTCCTGGTCCGGACGATCGAGCATCTGATGGCTGCGCTGAGCGCGCTGCGCATCGATAACGTCATCGCCGAAATCGATGCGGACGAGTTGCCGATCTTCGACGGCAGCGCCACACCCTGGTGTGAAGCGATCCGCGCCGCGCGACGGAGCGAACAGGGCCAACCGTGCCGGGTGATCCGGGTTCAGCGGGCCGTGGCGGTTGAACATGGCCAAAGGCGTTTGGAGATCCGGCCCGGTGCCGGTCTTCACGTGACCGGCCACATCGCGCTCGCGCATTTCGGATCGATCGACTGGTCAGGTGCCATCACGCCGGATTCCTTCGAGCGCGAGATCGCGCCCGCGCGCAGCTTCGGCCGGTACGTCCGGGCCATGGCCGGGCGGGCCTATGGCTACATGATGCAGAACGACTTCCTGCAGGGCGTGTCGCCGCGGTCGGCGGCGCTGCTGGTGCGCGGGCGGGTGCTCGGCGGGATGCGCTTGCCCGGGGAGCCGGTCCGGCATCGCATTCTCGACCTTGTCGGCGATCTGGCCCTGGCGGGCCACCCGATCGAGGGACGGATCACCGCGCTCCATACCGGACATGAGCTGAATCACGCCCTGGTTGCGGCCTTGATGCGCGACACCACGGCCTGGGTCCTGGCCTGA